The nucleotide window CAGCAGCGCCGTCAGGGATGTCCACTCGGCCGGTTTCAGAACCACGGTATTGCCAGCCGCCAGCGCCGGCGCCACCTTCCAGGCCAGCATCAGCAAGGGGAAATTCCACGGGATAACTTGCCCGCAAACCCCATGCGCGCGCATTGTGGGCCGCTCTGCATCCATCAACTGCGCCAAACCGGCGTGATGATAGAAATGCCGGTGCACGAGAGGGATGTCGATGTCCCGGCTTTCGCGGATCGGCTTGCCATTGTCCAAGGTCTCGAGCACCGCGAAAAGCCGCGCGTTCTTCTGCACCAGCCGTGCCAGCGCGTAGAGGTACCTGGCTCGCCCCGGCCCACCCAGTCCTTCCCACCTGCGTTGCGCCTTGCGCGCCGCGGCCACCGCGTCGTCCACGTCTTGTGCAGTTGCCCGCGTCAGGGTCGCCAGCACCTCGCCATTGGCCGGGTTGCGCGCTTCGAACCCTTCTCCGGGCGCGGTGAAATCACCGCCGATGAAATGCCCGAAACGATCCCCCTGATCCACCAGCCATGCATAGGCCTCGGCGGCGCTTTCCGGCGCCGGGCCGTATTCCATGCTATCGAAAATCTCTTTGACGCTCATCGTACCATCGTTCATCCAAGACCATGCCGCCACCCTGCCGAGTACCGGCCTGTCACGTGATGCTCCAACTGCCGCTCGATATCGCCCAACAGGGACGAAGCTCCGAACCGGAAAAGGTCTGGCCGCAGCCACCGTTCCCCCAGTTCCTCCTTGATCATGGCGAGATACACCAGCGCGTCCTTCGCCTTGGAAATTCCTCCCGCGGGCTTGTAACCGACACGAAATCCGGTCGCCGCGTGGTAGGACCGGATCGCGCGCAGCATCACCAGTGTCACCGGCAGCGTCGCGTTCACGCTTTCCTTTCCGGTAGACGTCTTGATGAAATCCGCTCCCGCCATCATGCAGACCAGCGACGCGCGCGCGACGTTGCGCAGGCTGCCCAGCTCTCCGGTTGCCAGAATGGCCTTCACATGGGCCGCCCCGCACGCGGCTCTGAAGCTGCGCATTTCCTGGTAGAGTGCCTGCCAGTCACCGTTCAGCACGTGCCGCCGCGAGATGACGATGTCGATTTCGTCGGCGCCTTCGGCAACACTCGCCTCGATTTCTGCCACCCGAAGGTGGAAGGGCGACAAAGCCGCCGGAAAGCCCGTGGAGACCGCCGCCACCGGGATGCCGCTGCCCTCCAATGCCGCTTTCGCGGGCGCGATCATGTCGTGGTAGACACAGACCGCACCGACCGTCAGCCCTGACATGCCCAGCGCGTGCAACAGATCCTCCCGGACCGGCTGCCGGGCTTTGGCACACAGGC belongs to Roseovarius sp. THAF27 and includes:
- the deoC gene encoding deoxyribose-phosphate aldolase; its protein translation is MTTRTDTAPLHLPIAAEPRNEGMPLDLDRVAGVRANTSAIERRASTLSGRRSVKNDYQAAWLCRAISCIDLTTLAGDDTIGRVSRLCAKARQPVREDLLHALGMSGLTVGAVCVYHDMIAPAKAALEGSGIPVAAVSTGFPAALSPFHLRVAEIEASVAEGADEIDIVISRRHVLNGDWQALYQEMRSFRAACGAAHVKAILATGELGSLRNVARASLVCMMAGADFIKTSTGKESVNATLPVTLVMLRAIRSYHAATGFRVGYKPAGGISKAKDALVYLAMIKEELGERWLRPDLFRFGASSLLGDIERQLEHHVTGRYSAGWRHGLG